One window of the Janthinobacterium sp. PAMC25594 genome contains the following:
- a CDS encoding 2-dehydro-3-deoxygalactonokinase — MNILTIDAGTTNTRTLLWRAGAVVAQAQLETGVRNTAIDGHNGALKQALRDTIASVLASAGIAPSAVDLALASGMISSPMGVREVPHLPAPAGLAQLAQGMQAVDLPDVLAQPLWLIPGVRNQHGAVGLHNVEAMDMMRGEETEVVALLERLQLRGAATLIMPGSHTKLISVDEQRRILGCSTTIAGELLQAITQHTLIKQSVDGGFAQTLVPKMLLAGAAAAQKTGLARACFSVRTLGQFSAVECNERANFLMGAVLSGDLLALRNSTAIQMRPDTPLVITGKPMLRQALGLLIEEHGFFYGKRIIVDDQQQANLAGHGALLIAAARGLISPQETV; from the coding sequence ATGAACATACTCACCATCGATGCCGGCACCACCAATACGCGTACCTTGCTGTGGCGCGCCGGCGCCGTCGTCGCCCAGGCACAGCTGGAAACGGGCGTGCGCAATACCGCCATCGATGGCCATAACGGCGCGCTGAAACAGGCGCTGCGCGATACCATCGCCAGCGTGCTGGCCAGCGCCGGCATCGCGCCGTCCGCCGTGGACCTGGCGCTGGCGTCGGGCATGATCAGCTCGCCCATGGGCGTGCGGGAAGTGCCGCATTTGCCGGCGCCCGCCGGCCTGGCCCAGCTGGCGCAAGGCATGCAGGCGGTGGATTTGCCCGACGTGCTGGCGCAGCCCCTGTGGCTGATTCCCGGCGTGCGCAATCAGCATGGCGCCGTCGGCCTGCATAACGTCGAGGCGATGGACATGATGCGCGGCGAAGAGACGGAAGTCGTCGCGCTGCTCGAGCGCTTGCAGTTGCGCGGCGCGGCGACCCTGATCATGCCCGGTTCGCATACAAAACTGATCAGCGTGGACGAGCAGCGCCGCATCCTCGGCTGCAGCACCACCATCGCGGGCGAACTGCTGCAGGCGATCACGCAGCACACCCTGATCAAGCAATCGGTCGATGGCGGTTTTGCCCAGACCCTGGTGCCGAAAATGCTGCTGGCCGGCGCCGCCGCGGCGCAAAAAACGGGACTGGCGCGCGCCTGCTTCAGCGTGCGCACGCTGGGCCAGTTCAGCGCCGTCGAATGCAATGAGCGGGCCAATTTCCTGATGGGCGCGGTCCTCAGCGGCGACCTGCTGGCGCTGCGCAACAGCACCGCCATCCAGATGCGGCCCGATACGCCGCTCGTCATTACCGGTAAACCCATGCTGCGCCAGGCACTCGGCTTGCTGATCGAAGAACACGGATTTTTTTATGGCAAGCGCATCATCGTCGACGACCAGCAGCAAGCCAATCTGGCCGGTCACGGTGCGCTGCTGATCGCCGCCGCGCGCGGCTTGATTTCTCCGCAGGAGACGGTATGA
- a CDS encoding DNA-binding transcriptional regulator, which yields MKMPTAHRIALLFNGNKIYDRDIIAGIAAYLNTTRVSWDLFLEEDFRCRLPGIERWQGDGIIADFDDPAVCAALANSRLPVVAVGGSYAHAEDYPAGIPYVATDNFKIVKLAYEHLVEAGLTRFACFSLPEADVNRWAQERETAFCALMERDHMRADVYRGVATSAPAWDEAVEQQIAWLNSLEKPVGIIAVSDARARQLLQACMHAGIAVPEQVALIGIDNDPLARMLTRIPLSSVIQGTEEMGRTAAHLLHQMLNGARLSGTRILVPPAGLNVLASTCHQPFQHPQVMQARHFIRQYACQGIKTEQVADYVGVSRSSLEAHFRHELGRSVHDEILHFKLDAAKTLLARGPGQVAEVAVRCGFTTVQYMHTVFKRELGCTPREFQQRSQPPP from the coding sequence ATGAAGATGCCGACCGCGCACCGGATCGCGCTGCTGTTTAACGGGAATAAAATCTACGACCGCGACATCATCGCGGGCATCGCCGCCTACCTGAACACCACGCGCGTATCGTGGGACCTGTTCCTGGAAGAGGATTTCCGCTGCCGCCTGCCCGGCATTGAGCGCTGGCAGGGCGACGGCATCATCGCCGATTTCGACGATCCCGCCGTCTGCGCGGCGCTGGCAAACAGCCGCCTGCCCGTGGTGGCCGTGGGCGGCTCGTATGCGCACGCCGAGGATTACCCGGCCGGCATCCCCTACGTGGCGACCGATAATTTCAAGATCGTCAAGCTGGCCTATGAACATCTGGTGGAAGCGGGCTTGACGCGCTTTGCCTGTTTCAGCCTGCCCGAGGCCGATGTCAACCGCTGGGCGCAGGAGCGCGAAACGGCGTTTTGCGCGCTGATGGAACGCGATCACATGCGCGCCGACGTGTACCGGGGCGTCGCCACCAGCGCGCCCGCGTGGGATGAAGCGGTGGAGCAGCAGATCGCCTGGCTCAACAGCCTGGAAAAACCCGTTGGCATCATCGCCGTGAGCGACGCGCGCGCGCGTCAGCTGCTGCAAGCGTGCATGCACGCGGGCATCGCCGTGCCGGAGCAAGTGGCCCTGATCGGCATCGACAACGACCCGCTGGCGCGCATGCTCACGCGCATTCCCTTGAGTTCCGTGATCCAGGGCACCGAGGAAATGGGCCGCACGGCGGCGCATTTGCTGCACCAGATGCTCAACGGCGCGCGCCTGTCCGGCACGCGCATCCTCGTGCCGCCGGCCGGCCTGAACGTGCTCGCGTCCACCTGTCACCAGCCCTTCCAGCATCCGCAGGTGATGCAGGCGCGCCACTTCATCCGCCAGTACGCCTGCCAGGGCATCAAGACGGAGCAGGTGGCCGATTACGTGGGCGTGTCGCGCTCCTCGCTCGAAGCGCACTTCCGCCATGAGCTGGGGCGCAGCGTGCACGACGAAATCCTGCATTTCAAGCTCGATGCGGCCAAGACCCTGCTGGCGCGCGGGCCGGGCCAGGTGGCCGAGGTGGCCGTGCGTTGCGGCTTTACCACGGTGCAGTACATGCATACCGTCTTCAAGCGCGAACTCGGTTGCACGCCGCGCGAATTCCAGCAGCGCAGCCAGCCACCGCCATGA
- a CDS encoding sugar ABC transporter permease, whose protein sequence is MKPHSIKQLFTQYKMLALLIAVALIWAFFSWKTQGSFLTPRNLSNLLRQMSVTGILACGMVLVIIAGEIDLSIGSLLGLLGGIAAVLDVTQHWPLALNLAAVLGCGLVIGLLNGYLTAYRGIPSFIVGLGGMLAYRGVLLGITGGITIAPVSEPMVYLGQGYLPAVPGIVLGVGLFLLAAFLTWRARASRAQHGLPQTAPWADGLRLAVIGAVLYAFVQTLNGYEGIPLPVLLLLALLGLFSYITSQTVFGRRIYAVGSNMEATRLSGINVKAVKLWIFGIMGLMCALAGLINTGRLAAGSPSAGTFSELDAIAACFIGGTSMRGGSGTVYGALIGALVMASLDNGMSMLDVDTYWQMIVKGSILTLAVWVDVSTRAGRR, encoded by the coding sequence ATGAAACCGCACAGTATCAAACAGCTGTTCACCCAATACAAGATGCTGGCCCTGTTGATCGCCGTGGCGCTGATCTGGGCCTTCTTTTCGTGGAAGACGCAGGGCAGTTTCCTCACGCCGCGTAACCTGTCGAACCTGCTGCGCCAGATGTCCGTCACCGGCATCCTCGCCTGCGGCATGGTGCTGGTGATTATCGCCGGCGAGATCGACCTGTCGATCGGTTCCCTGTTGGGGCTATTGGGCGGCATCGCCGCCGTGCTGGACGTGACGCAGCACTGGCCGCTGGCGCTGAACCTGGCTGCCGTACTCGGCTGCGGCCTGGTGATCGGCCTGCTCAACGGCTACCTGACGGCGTACCGGGGCATCCCGTCCTTCATCGTGGGACTGGGCGGCATGCTCGCGTATCGCGGTGTCCTGCTGGGCATCACGGGCGGCATCACGATCGCCCCCGTCTCCGAGCCGATGGTCTACCTGGGGCAGGGTTACCTGCCCGCGGTGCCCGGCATCGTGCTGGGCGTCGGCCTGTTCCTGCTGGCCGCCTTCCTGACGTGGCGCGCGCGCGCCAGCCGCGCGCAGCATGGCTTGCCGCAGACGGCGCCCTGGGCCGATGGCTTGCGCCTGGCCGTCATCGGCGCCGTGCTGTATGCCTTCGTGCAAACCCTGAACGGCTATGAAGGCATCCCGCTGCCCGTGCTGTTGCTGCTGGCCTTGCTGGGATTGTTCAGCTACATCACCAGCCAGACCGTGTTCGGCCGGCGCATCTACGCCGTCGGCAGCAATATGGAAGCGACGCGTTTGTCCGGCATCAACGTCAAAGCCGTCAAGCTGTGGATCTTCGGCATCATGGGCCTGATGTGCGCATTGGCTGGCCTGATCAACACGGGCCGCCTGGCGGCCGGTTCGCCTTCGGCCGGCACCTTCAGCGAACTCGATGCCATCGCCGCCTGCTTCATCGGCGGCACCTCGATGCGCGGCGGATCGGGCACCGTGTACGGCGCCCTGATCGGTGCGCTGGTGATGGCCAGCCTCGATAACGGCATGTCCATGCTGGACGTGGACACCTACTGGCAGATGATCGTGAAAGGCAGTATCCTCACTTTGGCCGTGTGGGTCGATGTCAGCACGCGAGCAGGGCGCCGTTAG
- the xylG gene encoding D-xylose ABC transporter ATP-binding protein, with product MSDYLLEMKDIVKQFGDVRALDGIDLQVRAGECIGLCGENGAGKSTLMKVLSGVYPHGTWDGEILWDGQPLRAQSIRDTEEAGIIIIHQELMLVPQLSVAENIFMGRELTLPGGRMHYAAMYKRADELLCELKIPELNVALPVMNYGGGHQQLVEIAKALNKNARLLILDEPSSSLTASEIAVLLDILRALKAKGVTCIYISHKLDEVAAICDTIVVIRDGKHIATTPMAQMNVERIIAQMVGREMSQLYPQRSPEKKAAIGEVLFEARHVSCIDADNPQRKRVDDVSFTLRRGEILGIAGLVGAGRTELVSALFGAYPGPCQAEVWLDGRRIDTSSPQKAIAMGLAMVPEDRKHHGIVPDLDVGQNITLAVLETFARATRIDGEAELTAVRGEIAQLELKAASPSLPITSLSGGNQQKAVLAKMLLTRPRVLILDEPTRGVDVGAKYEIYKLMLALADRGVAIIMVSSELAEVLGVSDRVLVMGEGRLRGDFINDGLSQETVLAAALDQRPAPAANTANKEPAA from the coding sequence ATGTCCGACTATCTGCTTGAAATGAAAGACATCGTCAAACAGTTTGGCGACGTCCGCGCGCTTGACGGTATCGACCTGCAGGTGCGGGCCGGCGAGTGCATCGGCCTGTGCGGCGAGAATGGCGCCGGCAAGTCGACCCTGATGAAAGTGCTGTCCGGCGTGTACCCGCACGGCACCTGGGATGGCGAGATCCTGTGGGATGGCCAGCCCCTGCGCGCGCAATCGATCCGCGACACGGAAGAAGCGGGCATCATCATCATCCACCAGGAACTGATGCTGGTGCCGCAGCTGTCCGTAGCCGAGAATATCTTCATGGGCCGCGAGCTCACCCTGCCGGGCGGGCGCATGCATTACGCCGCCATGTACAAGCGCGCCGACGAGCTGCTGTGCGAATTGAAAATTCCCGAACTGAACGTGGCGCTGCCGGTCATGAACTATGGCGGCGGCCACCAGCAACTGGTGGAAATCGCCAAGGCGCTCAACAAGAATGCGCGCCTGCTGATTCTCGACGAACCGTCGTCGTCGCTGACGGCGTCGGAAATCGCCGTGCTGCTCGATATCCTGCGCGCGCTGAAAGCCAAGGGTGTTACCTGCATCTACATTTCGCACAAGCTCGATGAAGTGGCGGCCATCTGCGACACCATCGTCGTCATCCGCGACGGCAAGCATATCGCCACCACGCCGATGGCGCAGATGAACGTCGAACGCATCATCGCGCAGATGGTGGGCCGCGAAATGAGCCAGCTGTATCCGCAGCGCTCGCCTGAGAAAAAGGCGGCGATCGGCGAGGTGCTGTTCGAGGCGCGCCACGTGAGCTGCATCGATGCCGACAACCCGCAGCGCAAGCGGGTCGACGATGTGTCATTTACCCTGCGCCGTGGCGAGATCCTCGGCATCGCCGGCCTGGTGGGGGCGGGGCGCACGGAGCTCGTCTCGGCCCTGTTCGGCGCCTATCCGGGGCCGTGCCAGGCCGAAGTGTGGCTCGATGGCCGCCGCATCGACACCTCGTCTCCGCAAAAAGCGATTGCCATGGGCCTGGCCATGGTGCCGGAAGACCGCAAGCATCACGGCATCGTGCCCGACCTCGACGTGGGCCAGAACATCACCCTGGCCGTGCTGGAGACATTCGCGCGCGCCACGCGCATCGATGGCGAGGCGGAATTGACGGCCGTGCGCGGCGAGATCGCGCAGCTGGAACTGAAGGCGGCCAGCCCGTCGCTGCCCATTACGAGCCTGTCGGGCGGCAACCAGCAAAAGGCCGTGCTGGCCAAGATGCTGCTGACGCGCCCGCGCGTGCTGATCCTCGACGAACCCACGCGCGGCGTCGACGTGGGCGCCAAATATGAAATCTACAAATTGATGCTGGCGCTGGCCGACCGGGGCGTGGCCATCATCATGGTCTCGTCGGAACTGGCCGAAGTGCTGGGCGTGTCCGACCGCGTGCTGGTGATGGGCGAAGGCCGCCTGCGCGGCGACTTTATCAACGATGGCCTGAGCCAGGAAACCGTGCTGGCGGCGGCGCTGGACCAGCGTCCGGCGCCCGCCGCCAACACCGCAAACAAGGAACCCGCAGCATGA
- the xylF gene encoding D-xylose ABC transporter substrate-binding protein: MTAMLALSSSAALADAKNPKIGFSIDDLRVERWTRDRDFFIAAAEKQGAKVFVQSADASEQRQISQIENLVSRGVDVLVIVPFNATVLNNTVKEAKKAGIKVLSYDRLILNADIDAYISFDNEKVGEMQAEGVTKLQPKGNYYLLGGSPTDNNAKMLREGQMKVLKPFIDKGDIKIVGQQWVKDWSATEALSIVENALTANGNKIDAIVASNDGTAGGAIQALAAQKLAGKVPVSGQDADLAAVKRVIAGTQSMTVYKPLKTIASEAAKLAVQLARNEKPAYNSSYDNGLKKVSTVLLKPTPLTKANVNILVDDGFYTKAQLGN; encoded by the coding sequence ATGACCGCAATGCTGGCATTGAGCAGCAGCGCCGCCCTGGCCGATGCAAAAAATCCGAAGATCGGCTTTTCCATCGACGATTTGCGCGTGGAACGCTGGACGCGTGACCGCGATTTCTTCATCGCCGCCGCCGAGAAGCAGGGCGCCAAGGTCTTTGTGCAGTCGGCCGACGCCAGCGAACAGCGCCAGATTTCGCAAATCGAAAACCTGGTTTCGCGCGGCGTGGACGTGCTGGTGATCGTGCCGTTCAATGCGACAGTGTTGAACAACACCGTCAAGGAAGCGAAAAAGGCCGGCATCAAGGTGCTGTCGTATGACCGCCTGATCCTGAATGCCGATATCGACGCGTATATCTCGTTCGACAACGAGAAAGTGGGCGAGATGCAGGCCGAAGGCGTGACCAAGCTGCAGCCGAAGGGCAATTACTACCTGCTGGGCGGTTCGCCGACCGACAACAACGCCAAGATGCTGCGCGAAGGGCAGATGAAGGTGCTCAAACCGTTCATCGACAAGGGCGACATCAAGATCGTCGGCCAGCAGTGGGTGAAGGACTGGAGCGCCACCGAAGCGCTGTCCATCGTGGAAAACGCGCTGACGGCCAACGGCAACAAGATCGACGCCATCGTCGCCTCGAACGACGGCACGGCCGGCGGCGCCATCCAGGCCCTGGCCGCGCAAAAACTCGCTGGCAAGGTGCCGGTTTCGGGCCAGGATGCCGATCTGGCGGCGGTGAAACGCGTCATCGCCGGCACGCAGTCGATGACCGTCTACAAGCCGTTGAAAACCATCGCTTCGGAGGCGGCCAAGCTGGCCGTGCAACTGGCGCGCAATGAAAAGCCGGCCTACAACTCCAGCTATGACAACGGCCTGAAAAAAGTCAGCACGGTGCTGCTGAAACCAACGCCGCTGACCAAGGCGAATGTGAACATTCTCGTCGACGACGGCTTCTATACCAAGGCGCAATTGGGTAACTGA
- a CDS encoding IlvD/Edd family dehydratase, whose protein sequence is MNIPAQRPSRRFRSQDWFDNPEHIDMTALYLERFMNYGITAEELRSGRPIIGIAQSGSDISPCNRIHLELAQRVRDGIRDAGGIPMEFPLHPIFENCRRPTAALDRNLAYLGLVEILHGYPIDAVVLTTGCDKTTPAQLMAAATVDIPAIVLSGGPMLDGWMDGELVGSGAAIWKGRRQLSAGLIDNDKFLQIAAASAPSAGHCNTMGTASTMNALAEVLGMSLTGCSAIPAPYRERGQIAYATGRRIVELAHDDVRPSSILTREAFLDAIIVNAAIGGSTNAQPHLMAMARHAGVELHSSDWMEHGYDVPLLLNMQPAGKYLGERFHRAGGVPAVMWELQQAGLLHADRLTVTGQTMAANLQGRESADREMIRPFAAPLKEKAGFMALQGNLFDFAIMKTSVISPAFRERYLSRPGSEGVFEARAIVFDGSSDYHARINDPTLNIDDSCMLVMRGAGPVGWPGSAEVVNMQPPDALLKAGILNLPTLGDGRQSGTSDSPSILNASPESAVGGGLALLRTGDIIRVDLNAGRCDMLVDAQELARRAKELPPPVNDSATPWQELYRASVGQLETGACMELALKYRAVGQTLPRHNH, encoded by the coding sequence ATGAACATTCCCGCCCAACGCCCGTCGCGGCGTTTCCGCTCGCAGGACTGGTTCGACAATCCCGAGCACATCGACATGACGGCGCTGTACCTGGAGCGCTTCATGAACTACGGCATCACGGCCGAGGAGCTGCGTTCGGGCCGGCCCATCATCGGCATCGCGCAAAGCGGCAGCGACATCAGTCCCTGCAACCGCATCCACCTGGAACTGGCCCAGCGCGTGCGCGACGGCATCCGCGACGCGGGCGGCATCCCGATGGAATTCCCGCTGCACCCGATCTTCGAGAACTGCCGCCGTCCGACGGCCGCGCTGGACCGGAACCTCGCGTATCTGGGCCTGGTGGAGATTTTGCATGGCTACCCGATCGACGCCGTGGTGCTGACGACGGGCTGCGACAAGACCACGCCGGCGCAACTGATGGCCGCCGCCACGGTGGACATTCCCGCCATCGTGCTGTCGGGCGGTCCCATGCTCGACGGCTGGATGGACGGCGAACTGGTGGGTTCCGGCGCGGCCATCTGGAAGGGCCGCCGCCAGCTGTCCGCCGGCTTGATCGACAACGACAAATTCCTGCAGATCGCCGCCGCCTCGGCGCCGTCGGCCGGCCACTGCAACACCATGGGCACGGCATCGACCATGAATGCGCTGGCCGAGGTGCTGGGCATGTCCCTGACGGGCTGTTCGGCCATCCCCGCGCCTTACCGCGAGCGGGGCCAGATCGCCTATGCCACGGGGCGCCGCATCGTCGAGCTGGCGCATGACGACGTGCGCCCGTCGAGCATCCTCACGCGCGAGGCCTTCCTGGACGCCATCATCGTCAACGCGGCCATCGGCGGCTCCACCAACGCCCAGCCGCACCTGATGGCCATGGCCCGTCATGCGGGCGTGGAACTGCATTCGAGCGACTGGATGGAACATGGTTACGACGTGCCGCTGCTGTTGAACATGCAGCCGGCCGGGAAGTATCTGGGCGAGCGCTTTCACCGCGCCGGCGGCGTGCCTGCCGTGATGTGGGAGTTACAGCAGGCGGGCTTGCTGCACGCAGATCGCTTGACGGTCACGGGCCAGACGATGGCGGCCAACTTGCAAGGCCGTGAAAGCGCGGACCGCGAGATGATCCGCCCGTTTGCCGCGCCGCTGAAGGAAAAGGCCGGTTTCATGGCCTTGCAGGGCAATCTGTTCGACTTCGCCATCATGAAGACCAGCGTGATCTCGCCCGCTTTCCGCGAGCGCTACCTGTCGCGCCCCGGCAGCGAGGGCGTGTTCGAGGCGCGCGCCATCGTCTTTGACGGGTCAAGCGACTACCACGCGCGCATCAACGACCCGACGCTCAATATCGACGACAGCTGCATGCTGGTCATGCGCGGCGCCGGCCCCGTGGGCTGGCCCGGTTCGGCCGAAGTGGTCAACATGCAGCCGCCCGACGCCTTGCTGAAGGCGGGGATCCTGAATTTGCCAACCCTGGGCGACGGGCGCCAGTCGGGCACCTCGGACAGCCCCTCAATCCTGAATGCCTCGCCGGAAAGCGCCGTGGGCGGCGGCCTGGCGCTGCTGCGCACGGGTGACATCATCCGCGTGGACTTGAACGCGGGCCGCTGCGACATGCTGGTCGATGCGCAGGAACTGGCACGCCGCGCCAAAGAACTGCCGCCGCCCGTCAACGACAGCGCCACGCCGTGGCAGGAGCTCTACCGCGCCAGCGTGGGCCAGCTGGAAACGGGCGCCTGCATGGAGCTGGCGCTGAAATACCGCGCCGTGGGCCAGACCCTGCCACGCCACAACCATTAG
- a CDS encoding SDR family NAD(P)-dependent oxidoreductase, with product MQHATYPSLAGQRVVITGGGTGIGVAIVEAFARQGAHVTFLDIAREASLALQQKLAHLPQPPVFRYCDLTDLGALAATFAEIEHSAGATDILINNAANDDRHQLQDVTPAYWDERIAVNLRHQYFCAQAVAPAMRAKGRGVILNLGSISWHLAQAKLSIYMTAKAGIEGLTRGLARDLGVDGIRVNCIIPGAVRTPRQERLWHTPEAEAVILQGQCLQTRVEPEDVAALALFLASDNAAKCAGREYYVDAGWYGA from the coding sequence ATGCAGCATGCAACTTACCCCAGCCTGGCCGGCCAGCGCGTCGTCATCACGGGCGGCGGCACCGGCATCGGCGTGGCCATCGTCGAGGCGTTCGCGCGCCAGGGCGCCCACGTCACCTTTCTCGACATCGCCCGCGAGGCGTCGCTGGCGCTGCAGCAAAAGCTGGCGCACCTGCCGCAGCCGCCCGTTTTCCGCTATTGCGACCTGACGGACCTGGGCGCCCTGGCCGCCACCTTCGCCGAGATTGAACACAGCGCGGGTGCCACGGATATCCTCATCAACAACGCGGCCAATGACGACCGCCACCAGTTGCAGGACGTCACGCCCGCCTACTGGGACGAGCGCATCGCCGTCAACTTGCGGCATCAGTATTTCTGCGCCCAGGCAGTGGCGCCGGCCATGCGCGCCAAGGGCCGCGGCGTGATTCTCAACCTGGGCTCGATTTCCTGGCACCTGGCGCAAGCTAAGCTGTCGATCTACATGACGGCGAAAGCCGGCATTGAGGGCCTGACGCGCGGCCTGGCGCGCGACCTGGGCGTCGACGGCATCCGCGTCAATTGCATCATTCCCGGCGCCGTGCGCACGCCGCGCCAGGAGCGGCTGTGGCATACGCCGGAGGCGGAAGCGGTGATCCTGCAGGGACAGTGCCTGCAAACGCGCGTGGAGCCGGAAGACGTGGCGGCGCTGGCGCTGTTCCTCGCGTCCGACAACGCCGCCAAGTGCGCGGGACGCGAATACTACGTGGACGCCGGCTGGTACGGCGCATGA
- a CDS encoding fumarylacetoacetate hydrolase family protein, with protein sequence MQPISPASLLPADLAQALLIGRIWRDGPCVVAVRGGEVVDLTQTVATVAELFERSDALDIARHAPGIALGPVQALLAQALAAPLDRPLLLAPCDLQAVKACGVTFAVSLLERVIEEQAGGDAARAASLRTALQTTLGSDLSALQPGSEAAQRLKQQLQQRGAWSQYMEVGIGPDAEVFTKAQPMSSVGCGAQVGLLPSSAWNNPEPEIVLAVNSRGEVLGATLGNDVNLRDIEGRSALLLGKAKDNNGSCAIGPFIRLFDEHYTLDTVRQAEVSLLIEGADDGFVLEGASFMREISRDPLDLVRQAAGQYHQYPDGFMLFLGTMFSPVKDRGAQGGGFTHHLGDRVTIGSAALGALVNEVQRCDAIPPWTFGVRALYQNLARRGLL encoded by the coding sequence ATGCAGCCGATTTCCCCCGCCTCCCTGTTGCCCGCCGACCTGGCGCAGGCCCTTCTTATCGGCCGCATCTGGCGTGATGGCCCTTGCGTCGTCGCCGTGCGCGGCGGCGAGGTGGTCGACCTCACGCAGACGGTGGCGACGGTGGCCGAGCTGTTCGAACGCAGCGATGCGCTCGATATCGCCCGCCATGCGCCCGGCATCGCGCTCGGCCCCGTGCAGGCGCTGCTGGCGCAAGCGCTGGCCGCGCCGCTGGATAGGCCGCTGCTGCTGGCGCCGTGCGACCTGCAGGCCGTCAAGGCCTGTGGCGTGACCTTCGCCGTCAGCCTGCTGGAACGGGTGATCGAGGAACAGGCGGGTGGCGACGCGGCACGCGCGGCAAGCTTGCGCACCGCCCTGCAAACGACGCTGGGCAGCGACCTGTCGGCATTACAACCCGGCTCGGAGGCGGCGCAGCGGCTGAAGCAGCAGCTGCAGCAGCGCGGCGCCTGGTCGCAGTACATGGAAGTGGGCATCGGCCCCGATGCGGAAGTGTTTACCAAGGCGCAGCCGATGTCGTCGGTGGGCTGCGGCGCGCAGGTGGGCTTGCTGCCATCGTCCGCCTGGAACAACCCCGAGCCCGAGATCGTCCTGGCCGTCAACAGCCGCGGCGAGGTGCTGGGGGCGACCCTGGGCAACGACGTCAACCTGCGTGATATCGAAGGGCGCAGCGCCCTGTTGCTGGGCAAGGCCAAGGACAACAACGGCTCCTGCGCCATCGGCCCCTTCATCCGCCTGTTTGACGAACACTACACGCTCGACACCGTGCGCCAGGCGGAAGTGTCGCTGCTGATCGAAGGCGCGGACGACGGCTTTGTGCTCGAAGGCGCCAGCTTCATGCGCGAGATCAGCCGCGACCCGCTCGACCTGGTGCGCCAGGCGGCGGGCCAGTACCACCAGTATCCGGACGGCTTCATGCTGTTCCTGGGCACCATGTTCTCGCCCGTGAAGGACCGTGGCGCGCAGGGCGGCGGCTTCACGCATCACCTGGGCGACCGCGTGACGATTGGCAGCGCCGCGCTGGGCGCGCTGGTCAACGAAGTGCAGCGCTGCGATGCGATCCCTCCCTGGACGTTCGGCGTGCGCGCGCTGTACCAGAACCTGGCCCGACGCGGTTTGCTTTGA
- the chvE gene encoding multiple monosaccharide ABC transporter substrate-binding protein, protein MAVMPVASAADKGAIGISMPTKSSMRWIADGDNMVKVFKERGYKTDLQFADDDIPNQLAQVENMITKGAKVLVIAAIDGTTLSNVLQKAADKGIKVISYDRLIRGTKNIDYYATFDNFQVGVLQAGYIESALKLKEGKGPFNIELFGGSADDNNAHFFYNGALSVLKPYIDSGKLVVRSKQMGMEKVATLRWDGAVAQARMDNLLSAYYGNARVDAVLSPYDGLSIGILSSLKGVGYGTPKQPFPVVTGQDAEIPSVKSIIRGEQASTVFKDTRELAKVTANMVDAMMSGKTPTVNDTKTYNNGVKVVPSYLLKPVTVDKANWKQVLVTGSGYYTEAQVK, encoded by the coding sequence ATGGCCGTAATGCCCGTGGCAAGCGCCGCTGACAAGGGCGCCATCGGCATCTCGATGCCGACCAAGTCGTCCATGCGCTGGATCGCCGACGGCGACAACATGGTCAAGGTATTCAAGGAGCGCGGCTACAAGACGGACTTGCAGTTTGCCGACGACGATATCCCGAACCAGCTGGCGCAGGTGGAAAACATGATCACCAAGGGCGCCAAGGTGCTGGTGATTGCCGCCATCGACGGCACCACCTTGTCGAACGTGCTGCAAAAGGCGGCCGACAAGGGCATCAAGGTCATCTCATATGACCGTCTGATCCGCGGCACGAAAAATATCGATTACTACGCCACCTTCGACAACTTCCAGGTCGGCGTGCTGCAAGCGGGCTATATCGAATCGGCGTTGAAACTCAAGGAAGGCAAGGGTCCGTTCAATATCGAACTGTTCGGCGGCTCGGCCGACGACAACAATGCGCACTTCTTCTACAACGGCGCGCTGTCGGTCCTGAAACCGTACATCGACAGCGGCAAGCTGGTGGTGCGCTCGAAGCAGATGGGCATGGAAAAGGTCGCCACCCTGCGCTGGGATGGCGCCGTGGCGCAGGCACGCATGGACAACCTGCTCAGCGCCTACTACGGCAATGCGCGCGTCGATGCGGTGCTGTCGCCGTATGACGGCTTGAGCATCGGCATCCTGTCCTCGCTCAAGGGCGTCGGCTACGGCACGCCGAAGCAGCCGTTCCCCGTCGTGACGGGCCAGGATGCGGAAATCCCGTCGGTGAAATCGATCATCCGCGGCGAACAGGCATCGACCGTGTTCAAGGACACGCGCGAACTGGCCAAGGTGACGGCGAACATGGTCGACGCCATGATGAGCGGCAAGACGCCGACCGTCAACGATACCAAGACCTATAACAACGGCGTGAAAGTCGTGCCGTCCTACCTGTTGAAACCCGTCACCGTCGACAAGGCGAACTGGAAGCAGGTGCTCGTCACCGGCAGCGGCTACTACACGGAAGCGCAAGTGAAATAA